CCTCTCCGACTACAACAGGGAGCGTTTCGAGAGTATTATTAGCTCTCCTTATGGGATCATACTTGTTTCAGGACCTACGGGGAGCGGAAAATCAACAACTTTGGTCGCCGTTCTTAACCAGGTTACTTCCGATAAAGTCAATGTCTTGACCGCTGAGGACCCAGTCGAATACACCATAGAAGGTATTTCTCAATGTCAAGTAAATACGGACATCGGATTGACTTTCGCGAGATACCTTCGATCTTTCTTGCGGCAGGACCCCGACATAATTATGGTTGGCGAAATACGAGATAGAGAGACTGCCCAGCTTGCCATTGAAGCATCTCTCACCGGGCATCTTGTTTTCTCAACGATTCACACGAATAGCGCCGCAGGCGCGGTGGCCCGACTAGTAAATATGGGGGTGGATCCCTTCTTGCTCGGGACCTCACTGATTGGTGTCATGGGACAGCGACTGGTAAGAAAGTTGTGCAACAACTGCAAAGTGAAGATTCCCGTGAGAGAAGAAGTGAGAAAGCTTGCATCTACCCTTTATCCGAACCGCGAGGACTTCACCGAATATATACCGGGAAATGGCTGCCCCGAATGTAGAGGGATGGGATATAGAGGCAGAACAAGCATCAGCGAAATCCTTGTGGTGAACAACAGTCTTCGACAGCTTATCGGCAATAACGCTTCAGAAAGAGAGCTCGCAGCGGCTGCGGTCTCCTCGGGAATGCGAACTCTCTACAATGATGGAGTTCAAAGAGTTCTTGACGGAGTAACATCACTTGAAGAGATCAAGAGAGTGGCAATAGAGTACTGACGAGTCTTCTTTCAGCTGTTAATATCCATACTTGCGCATACTCAAACATACTTGCATAAGGTGTGATTAGTCGTCTTTTATCGCGAATAGCCGCAAATTGCCCAAATAGCCTGCCTTTTTCGACAGTGATAGTATTGGATTGAATAATCTAAACATCGGATTGGAGGTTTCTTTATGGCTTACAGAGTTTTGGTGTGGGGCCTGGGAGCAATGGGAAGCGGAGTGGCTAGAAATATTGTGAAGAAAGAAGAACTCAGGCTGGTAGGTGCAGTTGAAAAGGATCCAGAAAGAATCGGAAAGGACCTCGGAGAGTATCTTGGCGGAGAAAAAACGGGAAGACTTGTTTACTCAGACATCGAGAAAGCTATAGTGGAAACGAGACCGGACATTGTAGTAATCGCCACCAATTCCTTCGTCGAAGAAGTCCTTCCGAAGATAGAAGCAGCTGCCAGACACCATGTTGACATTCTTACGATAGCCGAAGAAATGGCCTTCCCATTCGTCTCGCATCCCGAAGAATCGGAAATACTCGAGAATATAGCCTGGCGTTATGGGGTATCCATCCTCGGCACGGGAATAAATCCCGGATTCGTGCTGGACCTCCTCATCATAGCTATGACTGGGGCGTGTCTCAAAGTTGACAGAATCGAGGCTAGAAGAATCAACGATCTTTCTCCGTTTGGAAAGACTGTGATGGAGACTCAAGGAGTGGGGACCTCTCCTGAAGAGTTCAGAAAGGGTATCGAAAAGGGAGATATCGTCGGTCACATTGGATTTCAGCAATCGATAGCGATGATTGGCAATGCACTGGGCTGGGAGATAGACAGAATTGAAGAGAGTCGTGAGCCAATCATTTCAAATACAGAGAGAAAGACGAGCGTTGCGCATGTGAAGCCTGGAATGGTAGCTGGTTGTAAACATGTAGGACGTGGTTACTGCGGCGAGAAGCTCATGATAGAGTTGGTTCATCCTCAGCAAATTCTACCAGAAACTGAAGGAGTGGACACTGGAGATTACATAGATATCTACGGCGACCCGGAAATCCATCTTTCAATAAAACCGGAAATTCCCGGCGGAAAGGGAACGATTGCTCTTGCGACAAATATGATTCCTGCAGTTATCGAAGCGGCTCCAGGACTTATCGAAATGAGCGAACTCCCTATTCCAAGGTGCCTGTTGGACGAAATAAAGGAGATGTAAGTATGAGTGCAATAAAGGGGCAGTGGGTGCAAATACACCGGATTCTTCTTGATCCTGGAGAGAGGGCTCCCTCAGTACCCGAAGACACTAGAAATCTTCCTCTCGAACTCAGGATAAGAGGTTTTCTGCTGGAAGAAAAGGCCGAAGTCGGTGAATTGGTGACAATAGAGACGGCCGCAGGAAGAAAGGTATACGGAAAAATTGAGTCTGTCGAACCCTCACATGAGCACAATTTCGGAGACTATATCCCGGAGCTGGCTGAAGCTGGAATGGAGCTTACAAAATGGCTAACTGGCGGCGATGAAGATGAATGACAAATCCTATAAGTCGGTTATGTCCAGGAGAAAAGAGATAATGAAGGCCTCTGTGGGAGTCGATTACGACAGGTATGAGCTCGATGGAATCGCTTTTGATTATGAAGGACTTATGAAAGATACATCTTATCCCATTGAAGAGATAAGAAACATTCAGGCAGAGACTGGGGTCGGATGCACTCCTCTCATTGAACTGAAGAACATTACAAGACTCGTCAGATCGATTAGCGAACCGGGTAAGGGAGCCAGAATCTTCCTCAAAGATGAAGCGACAAACCCGTCTGGAAGCTTCAAAGACCGACGAGCCTCGATTAGTGTTGCGAGGGCAAGAGAGTTTGGCTACAAAGGCGTTATTGCAGCAACAAGTGGTAACTACGGAGCCGCAGTAGCTTCTCAATCAATGAAGAGAGCTCTCAAGTGCATAATAGTTCAAGAGTGTTACGATAGCAAAGGGAGAGGCCAGCCGGAGATTCTCGAGAAGGCACGCGCCTGCGAAGCATATGGCGCCGAAGTAGCTCAATTGACAGTAGGCCCCGAACTCTTCTATTACTTTCTGTTGCTGCTCGAAGAGACTGGATTCTTTAATGCCTCGCTCTATACTCCGTACGCGATTGCTGGAATCGAAACGCTGGGTTACGAGATCGTGGAGCAGGCACAAAGTGTTATAGGCAAGAATCCCGATTACGTACTTGCAACGCATGCGGGGGGAGGCAACCTCACGGGAACGGCCAGAGGTCTTCTTAAGGCTGGAGCAGACACCACTGAGATCATAGGCGTGAGTGTCGATCTTTCGGGTCTTCATATGGCAAGCGACTCTGATTTCAATCTAAAGTCCTTCACAACAGGGCATACGGGATTCGGTATTCCCTTCGCCGTTCTTCCCGACAGATCAGATGTTCCAAGAAATGCCGCAAGGGCCTTGAGATATATGGACAGATATCTTCTTGTTACGCAGGGCGAGGTTTTCTATGTCACCGAGATGCTTGCAAGACTCGAGGGGTTGCAGCGCGGTCCGGCCGGCAACACAAGTTTGACTGCTGCAATAGCGCTCGCTAAAGAGTTGCCCGAAGAAAAGACGATAGTTGTTCAGGAGACCGAGTACACAGGAGCGGGCAAATTGCCAAGCGCCCAACTTACATTTGCCAGAAACAATGGAATCGAGATCGTCCGTGGTGATCCGATTGTCGAAGACTATCCTGGTAAGACGATATCTATTCCTGAAGGATACTCACAGATCGCCTACAAAGAAGTAAATATGACCGAACTGAAAGAATCTTATATAAAGCAGCTTCTGAAACAGGGAGTTACGCTGATCGAGAGCGACTATGATTACCTTTCCGCAGAACTGAAGATCAGTGTGGCCGAAGCCAAGCAGTTGGTTAAGGAGGTAAGCGGCAATGTCGATCCAAAGAATTGATGATTTCGAAGAGAGAAGCTTACATCTGCAGAATCTTTCAGATGAAGAGCTTGACAGACGATTCTGGGAACTTGCAGAAAGAATTGTGGAACCCCTGATAGACCTTGCAGAGACCAATACCAGCCCTTCGATCGAACGCTCCGTGCTCCTGAGAATGGGACTGGACAGCTTCCAGGCCGGCTCAATTGTCACCAAGGCCAATGAACATGGCTTGCTGGGTAAGGGAGCCGGAAACCTTGTAATTACTTATGCCAAGAATAACTCGTTAACCTTCGAGAAGGCCGTTGAAGATCTCGTGACTGGAAAGGGCTGGGAACAGCTTGCCTCTTCTTTCAGAGGGGGTGGAAGAAATGCTGCCCGCTAATGAGAAGCTCAAAGTAGAAGAGATTTTGAAAGATCTGGAGCACTACTCTCCAAAGAGAAGAGGTTGGACCTGGAGGAAGAGACTTCCGAAAGGTGCGAAGGTCGACGGTTTCAATTACGACGAGATTTCAGAACCTCTCACGAATAGCATCGGTCTTCCAGCTTCTCACTATTTCGATAACATAGATCCGCAACCCGATTCTGTGATAACTTCCGAGATAGCTTCAGGGAGGTTCGAAGACGACATCAGAAGGATGAGAATGGCCGCATGGCATGGAGCAGACCACATTATGGTTATCAGGACACTAGGCCAGAGTCACATCGATGGCCTGATAGAGGGAACTCCGGAGGGAATTGGTGGAATCCCGATAACCAGGAAGCAGCTAAGGGCTACAAGAAAGGCTCTCGACATCATAGAAGAAGAAGTAGGCAGACCGATTAACTTTCATTCTTATGTGAGTGGAGTGGCGGGACCGGAGATTGCAGTTCTCTTTGCAGAAGAGGGCGTGAACGGTGCTCATCAGGATCCTCAGTACAACATACTATATAGAGGGATTAATCCTGTCAGATCCTTTGTAGATGCAGCCGTTGCGAAAAGAATCATGGCTAGCGTCGATATGCTTCAAATAGACGGTGCACACAACGCCAATGCCTCCGCGAAGAGAGCCTGGAAAGTCATGCCCGAACTTCTTGTTCAGCACGCAATCAATTGCGCTTTTTCCGTGAAGGCCGGCATGAAAAAGGGTTCAATAGCTCTTTCGACAGTTCCTCCCGTAGTTTCTCCGGCTCCGGAATTCAAACTGAATTTCGTTTATGCATTGACTCTTCGAGAACTTTTCAAAGAGTACAGGTTCAGGGCTCAAATGAATACGCGGTATATTGAATCCGATCTCATTGATGCGACCAGGATTCACGTTCTTGACACTCTGATTTCCAGATTGACAAGAGCAGACATCCAATCGACCATAACTCCCGATGAAGGCCGGAATGTTCCATGGCACATAAACTCGATAAGGGGAGTCGAGACTGCAAAGCACACCTTGCTAGCTCTCGATGGAATCAAGGATCTACTGAAGGTCAACGAGGAAGTTGTTAGGCCAAAGATTCGTGAGATGAAAATGAGGGCAATCCTCATGATGGAAGAAATTCTTGAAGTTGGCGGATACTTCGAGGCCGTAGAGAAGGGCTTCTTTGTCGACAACGGTCAGTATCCTGAGCGAAACGGAGACGGAATAGCAAGGCAAAAGAACGGCGGAATTGGTGCGGGCAGTGTCGTTCCAAGAGACCCCGAGTATTTTGCACCAGTATCTGAGCATTTCGGATACAACAACATTCCCGAAGGCTTCTCCTCCCCCGACGAACCGATAGGCGGCTGCACCCTCCAGGACAGATCAAAGATAAAGTACATAGACGAATTGGATGAATCTGACAACGTCAATCTAAGGATTTCTCAGCAACTGCTGGACAGAGAAAAGGGTCTCATTAGTCCCGAGGTTGAATGGTGGGGTGACGGATGGATTCAACTAGATATGACAATCCCAGACGATCCCGATCATTCGGAAGCGGCAGCTTTAGAGATAGCAAAAAGAATGGGCTTCACCGACGCATCCGTTATAAGCAAGACGGTACTGCACCCTGTTGAAGGTACATATCTTGAATTGAAGGCAAAGGTGCCATTCAAGATCGAGAGAGACTCTCTAAAACTGCCCGAAAAGCCAGATTTACTGAGTGAAGAGGAAATCACTTCTTTCGTCCAAGAACATCCTATGAGAGTCGTTGCGGGAACTGTAGGTAACGATGAACACTCGGTTGGAATCAGGGAGATTCTAGACATCAAACATGGCGGAATCGAGAAGTTCGGCTTCAAGTACACCTATCTAGGAACGAGCGTCAGTCCCGAAAAGTTCATTGACGCGGCCGTGGAGACCGGCGCAGAAGCGATTCTCGTATCAACGATTATCACTCACAACGAAGTTCATGTGAGCAATATGACGAAAATTGCTCAACTCGCTGTTGAAAAAGGTGTACGGAACAAGGTCATCATTATTTCCGGAGGAACTCAGATTACAAATGACCTTGCAGTTGCTTGCGGAATGGACGCTGGATTTGGACGTGGTACGAAGGGGATTAACGTAGCTTCATTCCTTGTGAAGAAGAAACGAGCACTTCTAGGATAGGATCCATTAACATCGAAGGCGGCATATGCCGCCTTCTTTGCGTTATACTAGAAAAGATGAGCGCACAGATAGAGAACCTAATAGATAGGACTATAGATGAGATCAGGGAATTGACAGAGAACGGAAGGCTTACGGTTGCCTTTTCGGGAGGTCTCGATTCCACTCTTGTCGCCTTCCTAGCTTCAAAGGCTCTTGGAACCGATAATGTGAAACTTGTCAATGTCTGTTTCGGTCCTTACTCTTACAGCAAAGGTCTTGAAATAGTGACATCGCTGGCAGACGAGCTGGGTCTTCGACTCGAATTCACTCCGGGATACGAGGCTCAAGAAAGAGTCTGGAGGACTGGCCCCTCCTGCAACCGATGCACGCGCCTTGCGAAGCTGCCCGCAATAAGAAGCGGGGTTATTGGTCTTATTGCGACAGGAGCAAATCAATCCGACAGCTGGGGAAAAACTGGAATAGTGATTAAAGACGGCTTCTATGCGCCACTGAGAGAGTGGACGAAGGATGAGATAAATCTGGCTTTGACACGTTTTGGAATCGATGTTCCGAGAATTGGAGAGGCTCCTGTAAGGGAAGGCTGTAAGCTGAAACATCTTTTGAAGATCATGGCAAATCCCTCATACCACGGTTACTCGGTCGCGATCGCAAATGAAGTCCTCCTGGATGAAGTCGAGGACTTCCAGCATTTTCTGGCGAACGTGAAGATAATCGGTCCTCTCTCGAAAAACATCGCATTAGTCAATGTGTCACCTTTTCCGCCGGAAGAAAGTAGAACACGAATCACGAAATCTCTCGAAGGGATAGATTCGATTGATGAAGTAAGATGGGTAGGCGAAGCTACCGTTCTTAAGATAATGGCAAATCCCGGATTGTACAATAGCCCTGAAGCGAGGGAATGGGTTTTGAACGGAAGATTAGCCCCGGAGTTTGCCTTCCCGATTCAGGCCAGATGGGTGAACTCGAAGAATAATCGGCTCGAGACATTTCAGGTTATAGATTGCTGGAGGTTGGAAGATGATACGGCTAATAGTGATTGATCTAGATGGCACACTACTGGATAATGAGAAAAAGATATCTAAGGAAAATGAAGATGCAATAAGACTGGCCCTTAGTATGGGGGTGGCAGTTTCAATATCGACCGGTAGAAGCTATGTTTCTGGCCACGAGTACGTTGAACAGCTGGGAATAGATGTTCCCGTCTCCTACCAGAACGGGGCACTAGTCACTTTCGGCCACGGAGAAGAGATTGAGATTATATCGAAATCTCTTCTGGAAGCGAGTCGTGCCAGATTAATCTATACCAGAGCAAAGGAGAAATCTTTGAACATCCTTGTCTTCTATGACTTCTTCAGACTGCCGGACATTTCCACAGTTGGTCCTTCCGACTCCCCTTACCGAGAATACTATAGACACAACAAGTACAGAATGATCTTTGAAGATGATCCCCTGGCACGAATTTCAGATGAAGGTATTCCCGAGATCGCGCTTGAGGGAAAAGAGAGTATTATCAAGGAGTTTCTCTTTGAGTCAAACTCACATCTTGATAATGTTACCGTTGTCAAGAACGACAGCGTAGAGGAACATGCCTTCTACGAGTTTTTTGGACCGGGTGTCGGAAAGGAGAACGGACTTGAGCATGTTCTCGACCACCTGAATCTCGACTGGAGTAGCGTTGCCTACATCGGCGACAACTTCAATGACCTGGAGATACTTAAAAGGGCAGAACTTCCCGTAGTCATGGCAAACGGACCAGACGAGGTCAAGAGGCACGCGACGTTAGTGACCACCCGAGATAATAATAACTGTGGTGTTTCCGAAGCGATTAACAGTATTCTCAAGATCCGGGGTGAGAAATAGTGGTCCTGATACTTTTTTCGGCGGTACTTACGGCTCTCGCAATGCCAGGGATGCTCTGGGGTTACCTGATCTGGGTCTCATTGATTCCATTCTTCATAGCGATGAAGGAAGTGACGCCTCTGAAAGGCGCTCTAAGGGCCTTTGTATGGGGCTTGGTCTATCTACTTATCACACACTACTGGGAACTACCCGTTCTCACAGTGAACGTTCCCGAGGTCTTGAACTCATTTCCTAATTTCATCGGAATAATCGTTTACTTTTTGATGGGCCTGGTAATTGCCATTCCATTCCTGGCGTTTGGTTTTATTTACGGTCTCTACCAAAGATTCTTCGAGAGGTACCCTGTTCTTCTTGGCCTCTTTGCGGCTTCATTCTTCACAGTAATTGAATACCTGAGGGAGATCGGTCCGCTTGGATTTACGAATGGGAGGTTGTCCGACGCTCTACTAAATAATCAGCTTGGAATTTCTCAACTATTCGTTCTGGGAGGACCCCTATTATTGGTCTTCATAATCGTTTTCATCAACCACTACTTATCGCATTTGTATCTGGAGAAAACGAGAGATAGAGCCGTTCTGATCATAGTATCTGTCTCATTAATTGCTCTTTTTAATTCCATAATGAGCAGTTTCATCCCGATTCCTCATTCCTCCAACAAGTATGAGAGCACAATTTATGCTCTTCAAACCAACATTTCCATGCAGATGAAGTATTACCAGCCGCCTGAAGAGACTCTAAGGATTGTATCGAGAGCATTGAGAGAAATACCTGAGGGTTCTTTAGTCGTTATGCCTGAGGCGACCTTCATGAGCGACATAAGAAGTAATTCGACTGGAAGCCAATTGCAGGAGATCGCTAGAGAGAGGGACTTGAAGATACTAGTCGGCTTCCCAACATATAACGATGACAATTTCAATCAGGTAAGATTCGTAGACAGTGAGGGCTTTTCTGAGGAGTTCTACGCGAAAGTTCAGTTAACTCCGTTTGTTGAATTTCTTCCCTGGCCCAGGGTATTCGGAGTGTTCAGTTTCTTGAAATTTCTTGACTACTTTGATCCGGGCAAGCAATATACGATTTTTTCTGTGGACGAACACAGGATCGGTGCTCAAATCTGCTTTGACTCCCTTTACAGCAACGTTGCCAGAAGACTTACTCAAAACGGAGCAACTGTAATAGTTACATCAACTAACGATGGTTGGTTCAACTTCTCGACTGCCCTCCAACAACATCTTTCAAAAAGCATTGCAAGGGCGATTGAAAACCGCCGATATGTGATTCAAGTATCTAACACGGGAATTTCCGCCGTAATCGATCCATATGGGAGAATAGTTAAACGTTTGCCATCATCTAAGGAGCTCTCAGCAGAATATGTCATTGGGGAATTCGAGTATCTTCCAAGGGTGACTACAACCCCTTACACTAAATTCGGGAACTGGTTTTTCTGGTTCTCTCTCCTGCTAGGAATAGCTTTGATAATACTTGGAGGTGTTGTTCTTTGAATTACACTGAAAACGCGAAAAAGATCCTCGAAAGCTTCAACAGAGTGATAGTCGTAGGCTTTTCAAAGAATGTCGAAAAGGCAGCCAACTACGTTCCGACTTATCTGATCGAAAAAGGCTATCGCGTCGTCCCCGTAAATCCAAGTATGGAAGAGTACAGCGGCCTCAAAGTATACCCAGACCTCGAAGCAGTGGTATCAGACGGTGTTGAACTCCAAATTGTAGATATATTCAGACCCTCAGAAGAGGCCGAAATCATTGCTTTGAAGGCGATAGAACTGGGAGCGAAGGCTGTTTGGTTGCAGAAAGGCATAACCAGCGAAAAGGCCGCTAAGGTTGCGGCGGAAAAGGGAGTTCTTTACGTAGAAGACCTGTGCATGTTCGAAGAACATAGGAGAATATCGGTTTGAACGCGCTGAGAACCGTCATTGGTGGTACGTGGTTGGTGGTTGGCAAGTGCTTATAAACAAATAAGTGAACAATCACGATCAGAATGATTCGGGAAAACCATCCGGAGACCCAAGGTTGGGCAAGAACGGCCCAGGTCGCAATGCCGGTGAAGAACATGCCGGGACGCAAGGCTGCCTTCGGCAGGAGGCCTTATCAGGTCCACCGTCAACGGTTCCCCGTCCTCCGAGATTAAGAGCAGAAGTGATGCTGCTGCGCAGGCCAGTCAGGCTGCGCCTGGCCAGTCTCGCCTTTGGCGAGGCCAGCTCCGCTTCGCGGGGAAAGATCCGCTGAAGGCTGTACGCTGGGAAGACCAAAATCTGTTGGGCTTCATCCGTTCTTCGAAAAGATCGAGAGAGCGGGTTGACTGGGGCGGGTTATCAGAACCGGGTTATGATGATCGGGTGTGGTAAGATAAAAGCCCAGGCTCTACGGGACAACAATTCCTGCCTGTCTGCGATTTTCGATTCTATCCTTGTTCTTGCCAACGACTAACAACGGGCTACCAAGAATCTTTCTACTAGAGCATTTCGGGATAGGCTATCAGTGGATGGTGTTGGCAGGTTGTTCGTCCAATGTGAGTTATTCTAATTGAATCGGCACGTCAATCAGTCGTATAAGACTTTCTCTCGAAATTCCTTTACCAATTCTGGTGAGTTGTTGGCAACGAGAACATTAGGACTGAATAGGTCGAAAGATTCTTCGACACAGCTGCCTACATATCCTCCGGCTTCTTTTACTAGCAGAACACCGCTTGCGACATCCCAGGGTTTGAGAGTCTCTTCCCAAAAAATATCTGCTCGGCCCGACGCGACATATGCAAAATCGAGACAGGCACTTCCGGTTATTCGTAGTCCCCTGCATATCTTTATTGCTCTATTTATTCTTCTGGTTATCCGCTCAAAGGCCGTTTCAGAAGAGTACTGCATACCCACATGACTAGTAGCTTCACGGAGATCTCCAGTCTTGCTTACCCATATCCTTTTGTTGTTCAGGTAAGCGCCCTGGCCTTTAATTGCGTGAAAGGTCTCTTTTCGGTTGTGGTCATAAGTAACTGCCAACACAACTCGATTCTCCGAATATAAAGCAATCTGCGTAGAATAATGGGGATTAGACTTCGAAAAGTTTGTTGTTCCATCAACGGGATCTACTATCCACATGGTTGACGACCTCACGTCCGAACCTGACTCTTCACCCAGATAATCTGCCTCTGGAAAGAGATCATGAAGAAATACTCGAAGTCTGTCCTCGATCTCGAGATCGACCGAGGTGACAATGTCCTTATATCCTGTTTTCCGTTCCACTGAAAACTCTTCCTTTGAAACCTTTCGCCAGAGTTCGGGAAGATACGCCCTTATTTTCCTGCTGAAGGTATTGAGAAGAAGGTTATCCACGCAACTTCACACCAATCTTCTCCGTTTCTCTCAAGACAAGATCAACAAGATAGTTTATTTCTTCATCAGTTAGGGTTCTGTCGAAAGTCTCAAAGGCCAGAGTAACGGTGATGCTCTTGTATCCAGGCTCTATTCCCTTTCCCTTGTAGAGATCGGAGACTCTGATTTCTCCAAAGGAAGTTCCTTCAAGAGTCTTGCTTATGAGACTCTCCAAATCCCCATACTTAACGGAATGCGGCACCAGGAAGGAGAGATCCCTGAAGACTCTCGGGAAAGGGGAGATCTTGTTTGCACCGGCAAACTTTTTCATCATGCTTTCGACCAAGCTCACATTGAGCTCTGCAATGTACACTTCACCACTCTTGATCTCGTAGAGAGAATCGGCAATAGAAATGTCAACAGCGCCAAAGAACCCAACTTTCACTCCTTCGATCTCGACCGAGACTGCCTTACCCTTTTCTAACCAGGGAATCGAGAAACTACTGAAAGAGGGGGTCAAACCGTACAACGAGAAAAACTCGTCAACTATCCCCTTGAAGGTAAAGAAATCGACTACTCTCTTGTCAGAATAATCCAGAGGGTTTTCACGACCTGTGGAAACGAAACCGAGAGCGACTGTTTCCCCTTGCTCCTTCTTTGGATCAAAAACCGAAGCTACTTCGAAAAGTTTGATATCTCTATTCTGCCTTCTGTAATTATAAGAAGTCGCAGACAAGAGATTATAGATCAGAGAGGGCCTCATCACGGCCATGTCCATCGAAAGTGGATTCGCAAGGTCAACATGATCGACGCCTTCATCGATTCTCGAAATTTCCTCGGGATTTATGAAGCTGTAAGTCACAATCTCATCAAATCCATATGCAACCATAAGGTCCTTCAATTTCTTCTGTCTCTTCAGAGATTCAGGAACGCCACCAGAAATGGGGAGGATCCTGGGAAGTTCATTTTCTATATTCTCGTAGCCGTAGATCCTTCCAATCTCTTCAACAAGATCGATCTCCTGCTTCGTATCGTATGCTCTGAATGGAGGTGGTGTAACCGTCCAGCCTTTGTCTGTCTTCTCAGGTTTGAATCCAAGATTCTTCAATATGCTGGACGCCTTCTCTGTCGGCACCGACCCTCCCAGTCTTTCGGTTATGAATGACTCTCTCAAATTTATTGGCTCTGCCTCTATCACTCCACCGGCATCAACGATTTTCGAGCCAACTGAGGCGCCGGCCAACTGTTTCATTAAGTCTGCCAGCCGTTTCATGACGTACAGAGAGTCTTCATAATCTATTCCTCTCTCAAATCTGTATGAGCTATCTGTCGAAATCCCAAGCTTCCTA
The Mesotoga sp. BH458_6_3_2_1 DNA segment above includes these coding regions:
- the ord gene encoding 2,4-diaminopentanoate dehydrogenase is translated as MAYRVLVWGLGAMGSGVARNIVKKEELRLVGAVEKDPERIGKDLGEYLGGEKTGRLVYSDIEKAIVETRPDIVVIATNSFVEEVLPKIEAAARHHVDILTIAEEMAFPFVSHPEESEILENIAWRYGVSILGTGINPGFVLDLLIIAMTGACLKVDRIEARRINDLSPFGKTVMETQGVGTSPEEFRKGIEKGDIVGHIGFQQSIAMIGNALGWEIDRIEESREPIISNTERKTSVAHVKPGMVAGCKHVGRGYCGEKLMIELVHPQQILPETEGVDTGDYIDIYGDPEIHLSIKPEIPGGKGTIALATNMIPAVIEAAPGLIEMSELPIPRCLLDEIKEM
- the ortA gene encoding 2-amino-4-oxopentanoate thiolase subunit OrtA; the protein is MSAIKGQWVQIHRILLDPGERAPSVPEDTRNLPLELRIRGFLLEEKAEVGELVTIETAAGRKVYGKIESVEPSHEHNFGDYIPELAEAGMELTKWLTGGDEDE
- the ortB gene encoding 2-amino-4-oxopentanoate thiolase subunit OrtB → MNDKSYKSVMSRRKEIMKASVGVDYDRYELDGIAFDYEGLMKDTSYPIEEIRNIQAETGVGCTPLIELKNITRLVRSISEPGKGARIFLKDEATNPSGSFKDRRASISVARAREFGYKGVIAATSGNYGAAVASQSMKRALKCIIVQECYDSKGRGQPEILEKARACEAYGAEVAQLTVGPELFYYFLLLLEETGFFNASLYTPYAIAGIETLGYEIVEQAQSVIGKNPDYVLATHAGGGNLTGTARGLLKAGADTTEIIGVSVDLSGLHMASDSDFNLKSFTTGHTGFGIPFAVLPDRSDVPRNAARALRYMDRYLLVTQGEVFYVTEMLARLEGLQRGPAGNTSLTAAIALAKELPEEKTIVVQETEYTGAGKLPSAQLTFARNNGIEIVRGDPIVEDYPGKTISIPEGYSQIAYKEVNMTELKESYIKQLLKQGVTLIESDYDYLSAELKISVAEAKQLVKEVSGNVDPKN
- a CDS encoding ornithine aminomutase subunit alpha, which codes for MSIQRIDDFEERSLHLQNLSDEELDRRFWELAERIVEPLIDLAETNTSPSIERSVLLRMGLDSFQAGSIVTKANEHGLLGKGAGNLVITYAKNNSLTFEKAVEDLVTGKGWEQLASSFRGGGRNAAR
- the oraE gene encoding D-ornithine 4,5-aminomutase subunit OraE encodes the protein MLPANEKLKVEEILKDLEHYSPKRRGWTWRKRLPKGAKVDGFNYDEISEPLTNSIGLPASHYFDNIDPQPDSVITSEIASGRFEDDIRRMRMAAWHGADHIMVIRTLGQSHIDGLIEGTPEGIGGIPITRKQLRATRKALDIIEEEVGRPINFHSYVSGVAGPEIAVLFAEEGVNGAHQDPQYNILYRGINPVRSFVDAAVAKRIMASVDMLQIDGAHNANASAKRAWKVMPELLVQHAINCAFSVKAGMKKGSIALSTVPPVVSPAPEFKLNFVYALTLRELFKEYRFRAQMNTRYIESDLIDATRIHVLDTLISRLTRADIQSTITPDEGRNVPWHINSIRGVETAKHTLLALDGIKDLLKVNEEVVRPKIREMKMRAILMMEEILEVGGYFEAVEKGFFVDNGQYPERNGDGIARQKNGGIGAGSVVPRDPEYFAPVSEHFGYNNIPEGFSSPDEPIGGCTLQDRSKIKYIDELDESDNVNLRISQQLLDREKGLISPEVEWWGDGWIQLDMTIPDDPDHSEAAALEIAKRMGFTDASVISKTVLHPVEGTYLELKAKVPFKIERDSLKLPEKPDLLSEEEITSFVQEHPMRVVAGTVGNDEHSVGIREILDIKHGGIEKFGFKYTYLGTSVSPEKFIDAAVETGAEAILVSTIITHNEVHVSNMTKIAQLAVEKGVRNKVIIISGGTQITNDLAVACGMDAGFGRGTKGINVASFLVKKKRALLG
- a CDS encoding ExsB family protein — encoded protein: MSAQIENLIDRTIDEIRELTENGRLTVAFSGGLDSTLVAFLASKALGTDNVKLVNVCFGPYSYSKGLEIVTSLADELGLRLEFTPGYEAQERVWRTGPSCNRCTRLAKLPAIRSGVIGLIATGANQSDSWGKTGIVIKDGFYAPLREWTKDEINLALTRFGIDVPRIGEAPVREGCKLKHLLKIMANPSYHGYSVAIANEVLLDEVEDFQHFLANVKIIGPLSKNIALVNVSPFPPEESRTRITKSLEGIDSIDEVRWVGEATVLKIMANPGLYNSPEAREWVLNGRLAPEFAFPIQARWVNSKNNRLETFQVIDCWRLEDDTANSD
- a CDS encoding Cof-type HAD-IIB family hydrolase, whose protein sequence is MIRLIVIDLDGTLLDNEKKISKENEDAIRLALSMGVAVSISTGRSYVSGHEYVEQLGIDVPVSYQNGALVTFGHGEEIEIISKSLLEASRARLIYTRAKEKSLNILVFYDFFRLPDISTVGPSDSPYREYYRHNKYRMIFEDDPLARISDEGIPEIALEGKESIIKEFLFESNSHLDNVTVVKNDSVEEHAFYEFFGPGVGKENGLEHVLDHLNLDWSSVAYIGDNFNDLEILKRAELPVVMANGPDEVKRHATLVTTRDNNNCGVSEAINSILKIRGEK